A part of Bacteroidia bacterium genomic DNA contains:
- a CDS encoding oxidoreductase, whose product MNPKKRIWLITGISSGLGKALAQSVMETGDFVIGTFRNQSQVNEFNELHERSGLAIKLDITNEVEIEEAVKSVLSKIGKIDVLVNNAGIGFVGAVEETSVTEVRQVFETNFFGALKLTQAILPSMRSAKQGHIVQISSHGGIKAFAGFGIYNASKFALEGFSEALAQEVAPLGIKVSIVEPGPFRTNFAGNSLGEATNFIDDYAETAGAFRARLKGVDGKQEGDPLKAAKAIIELVHSEKATLRLPLGKVALMTIGMKLESVKSDLEKNREAAEQAVYD is encoded by the coding sequence ATGAACCCCAAAAAGAGAATTTGGCTCATTACGGGAATCTCAAGCGGATTGGGCAAGGCACTTGCTCAATCCGTGATGGAAACCGGGGACTTTGTGATTGGGACTTTCAGAAATCAATCACAGGTAAATGAGTTTAACGAGCTACATGAGAGAAGTGGTCTGGCCATTAAATTGGATATCACGAATGAAGTTGAAATTGAAGAAGCTGTAAAATCCGTTCTCTCTAAAATTGGAAAAATTGATGTGTTGGTGAATAATGCGGGAATTGGATTTGTCGGTGCTGTGGAAGAAACGTCTGTTACAGAGGTTCGTCAGGTTTTTGAAACTAATTTCTTTGGAGCGTTAAAGCTGACACAAGCCATTTTGCCTTCAATGCGTAGCGCAAAGCAAGGGCATATCGTGCAAATATCTTCGCATGGAGGGATCAAAGCCTTTGCCGGTTTTGGTATTTACAATGCCAGCAAGTTTGCATTAGAAGGATTTAGCGAGGCACTGGCCCAAGAAGTAGCACCTTTAGGGATAAAGGTTTCAATAGTAGAGCCTGGGCCATTCCGGACAAACTTTGCGGGTAATAGTTTGGGAGAAGCGACAAACTTTATCGATGACTACGCTGAAACTGCAGGAGCATTTAGAGCAAGGCTGAAAGGAGTTGACGGAAAACAAGAAGGCGACCCCCTAAAAGCCGCTAAGGCAATTATTGAATTGGTCCATTCCGAAAAGGCAACGCTGCGTTTGCCACTTGGAAAAGTTGCATTGATGACCATTGGTATGAAATTAGAGAGCGTAAAGTCGGATTTAGAGAAAAACCGAGAAGCCGCTGAACAAGCTGTGTACGACTAA